In Aquila chrysaetos chrysaetos chromosome 24, bAquChr1.4, whole genome shotgun sequence, the genomic stretch CCGCAGGCATCGGGGGTGCAGGATCCTGGGTGGGTGCTGCTCGGTGTGGGGGTGGAGCTGAGGGACTCAGGACCCATGGGACACACCATGGGGACTGGTCAGCCCTGACCTTCATCTTCCTCACCCCAGAGTGAGGAAGGCCCAGGGGGTGCAGCCATGGGGGGTGTCTCAGCCCCCCCACATGGCACTGGACTGTCCCCAacctgtccccctccccacctccctggaGTCACGGCTCACCCGGCAGTTGCCCAGCTCTTCGGCGATGAGGATGATGGTGCCACACTTCTTGCCAGGGATTCCACTGCCGGGAGGGGCAATGagccggggggggacacacagacACGGTGACCTGGGGGGGTGTGTCTGTgtcccccagggctgggcaccCCCAAACTCACCCATTGGAGACAGCTGGAGCGGGTCTCCTGCCCCGGGCGTGCGCGGTGACcgtccccatcctgctgggacATACACCGAGGGGTGATGgagggcacccccccccccccacaaaaaGCCAGACCCCcccatggggaaactgaggcaagggCTGGGTAAGGGACACGGGGAGCCCGGGGCAGCCCGGAGCCAGGGCTGTCGGCACCGGGGTCTGGTCTCCATCCTGGACACCCGGATAAGGACCCGGGCACCCCGCCAGCaccggggggggacacgacatGGGGACACCGGGCAGCCAGCCCAGCAcagggcccccccccgggggaaaccgaggcacagGGCGAGGGCTCACGTCAGGGGCTTCTCCAGGCGGCTGCCGGCCGAGCCCACAATCTCGCCCAGGGTGCAGAAGGCCTGGCCAAGGAAATCCTGCCGGAGCCGCGGTGTCACCGGGGtctgtccccgtccccagccccacggtgccgggggccggggggggcgggggggagcggtgCCGGCCCCATACTTACGTGCTTGGAGAGGTCGGGGCTTTTGGAGTCCACATCGTAcctggggacagagcaggggtCCCGTGGCCGAGGCAGCGTGAGTGGGGACAGGGTGGCCTCGGGGACCGGGATGGGGAccgggatggggacagggatggggactgaACGCAAATGGGGGTCGGggtggggcagggatgggacggggtgtggggcagggatgggacaCAAATAGGGGTGGGTTAGGTATGGGGACTGGGATGGGGACTGGggtgggatggagatggggacagggatggggacaaggatgGTGAGGGTACAGGCATGGGGACAGAACAGGGAgggggacaaggacagggacTGGATAGTGACAAGGACATGcctgggacagggacagacgCCAGCACCCGCCTGGCACCCCCAGGCACAGGCTGAGCCACCGCACCCAGCCctgcggcggggagggggggggctgtgccGGGGCGCTGGGGGCCATGGTGGCCAGGGGAGGTAACACCGGGGGGACAGTGTGAGGCGACAGCAGGGACACTCACAGGTCGAAGCGGAGGTTCTGCTTCTCCTCGAAGAAGTAGTCGAGGACGAACTTGCGCAGAAAGTCAGGGTTCAGGGAGTTGTCGATGACCTCGGTCCGGCCAAactgggggacatggggacaccagggggacatggggacatgggtATGGGGGtatggggacacggggacatgGTGATGTAGGGACACGGGGACATGGAAACATGGGGACACAGGTATGAGGACATGGGGACATAGGGACATGGGCATGGGGACACGGGGGcacagggatgggatggggggaCGGAGGAAGAAGACCGGAGGGGGGGATGGAGCGAGGGACGGGGACACCGGGGCCACACGGGGGGACATGTGGGACACGAGGTgacgtgggggggggggaggggaagcacGGGCCAGGCACGGCGGGACCAGGTGCCCCTTTGTCATCCGGCGCGGGGCTGGCATCGCGTcctgcccggcccccgcccgctCATTAAGGCCCGAAGCCCCTCAATTAAGCAGCAGTTAATTACAGggcgccgggcggcggggcggggggcgggagggagcggAGGGGGCCGGGGCACCCCGAGGGGTGTCCCCGAGTGTCCCCGAGTGTCCCCTCCCTGGGGCCGGCCAGCGCCCGCTGCGGCCGGCAGAGCGCCGATTGGCCAGCTGCCTGCACGCCGACGGCTGATTGGCCGGCTGCCCGGCACCCCGACAtgctccccagctccccagcgTGCTGattggctggctggctgcaccCCAGAAAGCTGATTGGCCAGCACCCTGATATGCTGATTGGCTGGCTGGCCAGCACCCCAACGTGCGGATCGGCTGGCTGCTGCACCCCAGCAAGCTGATTGCTCACTGGTGATTGGCCAACTGGCTGGCACCCCAACATGCTGATTGGCCACCTGGCCAGCACCCCAACACGCCGATCGGTCAGCTGGATGGCGCCCCAACATACTGATCGGCCAGCACCCCAACACCCTGACATGCTGGTTGGCCAACATCTGACATGCTGATTGGCCACCTGGCCATCACCCTGGCATGCTAATTGGCCAGCTGGCTGGCACCCCAACATGCTGATTGGCCAGCATCTAACGTGCTGATTGGCCGGCCGGCCAGCACCCCAACACGCTGATTGGCCACTCGGTCGGCGTGCCCACGCACCGATTGGCCGTCACCTCAACATGCTGATCGTTGGCCAGCTGGCCGTCACCCCGACGTGCGGATTGGCCGGCACCCCGACATGCTGATTGGCTGGCCGGCCGACACCCCAACATGCTGATTGGCCACCCCGCCCACCTACCCGCCCCCCCGCCATGCCCGCTGTCCGTCTGTCCGCCCAGTCCGGGCACTCACCTCCCGCCACTGCCGGCTGCCGGGGCGCTGGGTGTAGAGCACGCAGACTGCGGGCACAGGCGGCAGCGGGTCGGGGGGGGCCCGGACACCCCCCGGACACCCCCAGACACCCCCCGGGCACCCCCGGCCCTACTCAcgcgggtccgacttggagaAGGTGTCCTTGTCCAGGAGCTGCCTGCGGGGAGACGGGACGCTGGGGCACGGCTCCGGGGCGGGGGTGAGCGTGAGCGTGAGTGAGCTGAGTGTGAGTGTGAGCTGAGTGTGAGTGTGAGCGTGAGCTGAGTGTGAGCGTGAGCTGAGTGTGAGTGTGAATGCGTGAGTGCGGCTGGGCACGCCAGGCTGTGCCGCGGCTGCACGCACGGCCGGGTGTGCTCCATGGCACATGTTGGGGGGCACGGCTgtgtgtcgggggggggggcacagccgtGTGTCGGGGTGTGCATGGCTGTATGTGCTCCATGCCACATGtcgggggggggcacagccatGTGTGCTCCATGTCACATGTCGGGGGGGGCACAGCCGTGTGTCTGGGGGGGCACAGCCGTGTGTGGGGGCACAGGGCCGCGCAGGGGGGACCCCTccgccccgtccccccccgccgcagcgCCGAGCAGCGTCCGACTGACGGGACTTTCTCCGGTCCCCGGTGGAGTGGGAGGAAAATAGGTCGGAGCGGCCGCAGGCAGCGCAGCCGGGGGGGCACCCGCtgcagccgggggggggcacggggcaCCCAGCACGGcaggggggacacacacacccAGCGTGTCCAGGGGACCAGGGACACCCCAGCACCCTGACCCAGTGGGCCCCCAGCTTGCAGAGAGGGGGTgtggagggggctgggggggaagaggttcagccccccccccccggcatttcaccccccccccagccccctggtttggtccccagcacccacagcgACAGCTCTCGGcacccatgtccccccccccagccacccagGCTGTCACCCCCGTTAGGAGCTGATGACTTTACGGGGGGGGCAGGACCCTGGCACTCCCATAACCCCCACCCTGAACCCCGAGGTCCCCCCTCCATgcacccccccaaccccagagccccccactccccccagtgcctcccagtacCCCACACTCTTCAGtgccctctgctctgcccacacccccctccccgagaCCCCCAAtcccccagtgcctcccagtacTCTACACCCACAGCACCCCTGGTtctcccagcacctcccagtgccccccaccACCAAGTGCTCCCCACACCCCCAGTACCCAACACCCGCTGTGCTCCCCCCActctcccagtgcctcccagtacCCTACACCCCTCAGTGCCTCCCGCtcccccagtgcctcccagtatCCAAGAACAGTCTCCTGTTCCCCAGTGACTCTCAGTGCTCCCTGGTCTCCCAGTACCCTGCAACACTGACTGCCTGCCACTTCCCAGTGCCGCCCAGTGCATCCCAGTGCCCTACAACGCCGACTTGCCCCCCGCTCCCCAGTGCATCCCAGTGCCCTACAACGCCGACTGCCCCCCGCTCCCCAGTACCTCCCAGTGCCCTACAGTGCCGActgccccctgctccccagtgCAGTCCAGTGCCCCCCAGTACCCTGCAACACTGACTGCCTGCCACTCCTCAGTGcatcccagtgcccccagtacATCCCAGTCCCCCCCAGTACATCCCAGTGCCCTACAACGCCGACTGTCCCCCACTCCCCAGTAcatcccagtgcctcccagtacatcccagtgcctcccagtgccCTACAACGCCCActgccccctgctccccagcgCATCCCAGTGTCCCCCAGTGCATCCCAGTGCCCTGCAATGCCGActgccccccactccccagtgCATCCCAGTGCCCCACAACGCCGActgccccccactccccaggGCATCCCAGTGTCCCCCGGTGCATCCCAGTGCCCCACAACGCCGActgccccccactccccaggGCATCCCAGTGTCCCCCGGTGCATCCCAGTGCCCCACAACGCCGACtgccgcccgctccccgccgcccccggtgCCCCGGTACCTGCAGGGACACCGTCAGCTCCACCCGGGTGGCCGGgacggggccggggccggggccgctgcCCGGCTCCGGGGCGCCCAGGCCCGCCATGCCCCGGGCTCCGCCGCTGCCCCGCTccggccgcccccgcgccccggcaccggcaccgaCACCGACACCGACACCGACACCGACACCGACACCGACACCGGCACCGGGATCGGGATCGGGATCGGGATCGGGATCGGCTCCGCCCCGGGACCGCCCCCGGCACCGCCCGGGGCTCCCGgcaccggccccggccccgcaccgAGGGGCTGCCCCGGTGTTTCCTACGATACCGCCCCTGGGGGCCCCCGGTACCGCCCCCGCACCGCCCCCGGTACCGCCTCCGGACCCCGGGGATCGCCCCCAGCTCCCCGGGATCGCCCCCGGACCCCCAGTACCGCCCCCGGTATCAATCCCGGGGCCGCCCCCAGACCCCCGGATCCTCGGGATCGCCCCCAGACCACCCACAccgcccccggggctgcccccagATCCCCGGTACCACCCCCGGACCTCCGGTATTGGCCCCGGNNNNNNNNNNNNNNNNNNNNNNNNNNNNNNNNNNNNNNNNNNNNNNNNNNNNNNNNNNNNNNNNNNNNNNNNNNNNNNNNNNNNNNNNNNNNNNNNNNNNACGTACCCACCCCATATCGCCCGGGGGCCCCCGGTAGCCCCCAGGTACTGCCCCGGACCCCCAGtacccccagtgcccccccggcacacccccccccccccggcgccgtGGGACCATCCTGCTCCCCCGGCAGAGCTCCCAGTTCACCCCAGGCCTCCCAGTACCCTCTTAGCCAGGCACACACCCCCAGTCCACCTTCAGCCCCATCACCTGCAGACCCAAGGTCTCCCAGTGTGCCCAGTAACTCCCTGTACCACCCCCACACCATCCCCAGTATCACCCAGGGGCTCCCAGTACTGTCCCAGGTCCTGCCCTGGGACCTACCAGTCCTCCCAGTCCAGTCCCCGGGGCCCCCAGCACTCCCTGTGCCTCCCCCAGACCCAAACCCCACTGCTTTCGCCATGGGGATGAGGGGCCACTGCGGCGAAGCTGTACTGGGGGCACTGGGCAGACTGGGCGCCAGACTGGAGTCCCCAggcctgctgcagcccaggcatTATTGTAGGTcctacagaaacagcaaagggccCCGGCGTGGCTCTGGGGGCCCAAAAGCCATTGGGGGGGGATACCAAAccctgggggcggggggcacaGTGTGTGCTGGCATTGGGACCCCCGTGCATGGGGGCACTATGTGCTAGTTTGGGGGTCCCCAGCGCTATGTTGGGGAGCgcaggttttttgggggggggggcagcacctccacccccctcccacccacccaaaGCCCAGTGACTTGATGGGCCCGTGATGGGGGACACCCCCGAGGGTCCCGGGACACTTTGAGGGGGGGACACAACGGGGCCTGGCAGcacctttccccctccccagagctggggcagggagggggctaAGTCGGGgtctcctgcccccccccaagtaGCTCTGTGTCcccaggggggggggggggggcaggcaccCACAAACCCCTTTTCGGGGGGTATaacccccccccatccccaaccACGACAGGGACACCTCCCCCACTGCAGCCCCCCTAAAAATAATCCCACCATGGGGGGGGGCTGTCACCACCACTTCCCACCTCTTTTATTACAACCGAGCGCTACAaaccggggtggggggacaccccacaacacccccctccccggcaaCCCCCCCTGCTAGCCCGAAGGAAAAGCCTTGATGACCTTGACGTCGTCGAGGGGCCGGTCCTGGGCGTTGGTCTCCACCATGGCCAGGCGGCCCAGCACCCCCATCCCCTGGCAGACCCTCCCGAAGATGCTGTGCTTCCCGTCCAGCCACTGCGCCGGGCCCAGCGTCAGGAAAAACTGGCTGCCGTTGGTGTCCGGCCCCGCGTTGGCCATGGCCAGGATGCCGGCGCCTgggatggatggacagacagacatcaTTAACGTTCTGCTTTTGAGGGGAGGGGGTGTTTGAGCTGGTATCATGGGAGATATGTCACCCCGTGGGTGGGGTTCTGGGGAACATGGGAGACGTATTACACCATGGCTGGGGTCCTGGTATCATGGGGAACATGCCACCCCATGGATGGGGTCTTAGGGGACATGCCACCCCATGGCCAAGGTTCTAACATCATGGGGGACATGCCACCCCATGGCCAGGGTCCTGGGTTTCCTGGGGGACATGTCACCCCATGGATGGGGTCCTGGGGGACACACCAACCTGTGGCCAAGGTGCTGGGGGACATGCCACCCCATGGCTGGGGTCCTGGGGGACATGTCATCCCCATGGGGCCAGCTTCCTTGGGACATGCCACCTCATGGCCAGGCTTCTGGGGGACATGGGAGATATGCCACCCCATGGATGGGGTCCTGGGGGACATGCCAACCTGTGGCCAAGGTCCTGGCATCATGGGAGACATGTCACCACATGGGTGGGGTCCTGGGGGACATGGCACCCCATGGATGAGGTCCTGGGGGACATACCAACCCATGGCCAAGGTTCTGGCATGATGGGAGACATGTCATCTCATGGGTGGGATGCTGGGGGACATGCCAACCCGTGGCCAAGGTCCTGGGTGACATGTCATCCCCATGACCAGCTTCCTTGGGACATGCCACCTCATGGCCAGGCTTCTGGGGGACATGGGAGACATGCCACCCCATGGCTTGGGTGCTGGGGGACATGCCAACCCGTGGCCAAGTTTCTGGGGGACATGCCACCCCATGGCTGGGGTCCTAGTATCATGGGAGACATGCCACCACCCCATGGCTGGGGTCTTGAGGGACATGTCATCCCATGGCCAAGGTCCTGGTATCATGGGGGACATGCCACCCCATGGGTGGGGTCTTGGGGGACATGCCACCCCATGGCCAAGGTTCTGGCATCATGGGGGACATGTCACCCCATGGTCAGGGTCCTGGGGGTTGTGCCACCCCATGGGTGGGGTCCTGAGGGTCTCGGGGGACATGTCACCCCATGGgtggggtcctggtggacatgCCACGCAACGGAGGGGGGGCTTGACCTCCTGGTGATGGTTTCTGCTCACCGGTGAACTTCAGCTCGGGGTGCAGCTCGTCCTCAAACTGTTTGCCGTAGATGGAGGCACCGCCGCGGCCTGGGGAGCGGGTGAGGGGGGGTCAGCCGGGACCTTTCCCCATCCCCGGCACAGGAGGGGACACATCGAGGGGGTGTCTCTCACCGGTGCCGGTGGGGTCCCCCCCCCTGCACCATGAAGTCCTTGATGACGCGGTGGAACTTGGTGCCGTTGTAGTAGCCGCGGCGGCAGAGCTCCGCGAAGTTCTTGCAGGTGCGGGGGGCGTGTTTCCAGTACAGCTCCAGCACCAGCGGGCCCATCCTGCCGCCACACCGGCaccggggaggagggggggtcACCCCATggtgtgacccccccccccctcccgccacGGGGACTCAGACCAGACCCAGGGGGGAGGAcacggggctggcaggggatgggggggaggggggcaatGGGGGCTGCCCGGGACCGGGAGACACTGGGAGCTTCCCAGCACCCAGGGTGACCGGGGACTGCCCGGTaccgggggggggctggggactAAGGGACACCGGGGTCTATCCGGTACCGGGGGCGTGTGGAGGGACCGAGGCTGTCCCGGTGCCGGAGAAGGGGCACGGGGCTGGCCGAGGGGGTGGGAAGGGCCGCCCGCTGCCGGTGCCGGTACCGGGGAGAGCGGCCCCGCCCCTTACGTGGTCTCCATGGAGACGGTGGGCGGCTGCCAGGAGTCGGGCGGGACGGCggccatgctgctgctgctgctgctgctaccgGCGGCGGAAGGACCCCGGCCCGCCGCGGGCTTCCGGGGACCCGCCCCCTTCCAGCAACCACCAATGAGAGAGGGAAgttggcggggcgggggcgaaGAGGAGGGCCAATccgcgcggcgggcgggcgcgccGCTATTGTGACGCAGGGGAGGGGGAATTCGAACGAGGGCACGCCCCCCTGCGCTGGGCCACGCCCCCCTCGGCGCGCGCGCGGCGAGCGGgagccgggggcgggcggcggtgagcggggcggggggggggacgggaccggGAGCGGGGGCGGGGCCAACCGGGAGCGGGGGCCGGGAGGGGACCGGGACCACCgggatgggggaggggggagctggGACCCTGCggtggggggctggggggtccccgggggcaGGGATGGGACCCCCCCGGTGCGGGgctggggtgttttgggggtcggggtgaggggctgggaccccccccgggATCGGGGTGCGGGGCTGGGACCCCTCGGTGTGGGGCTGGGGTTCCCCGGTGTGGGGCTAGGACACCCCCCGGCATCGGGGTGCGGGGCTGAGACCCCCCCCAGCGGGGGTTGGGACCCCCCCCGGGATCGGGGTgcggggctgggaccccccgGTGGGCGCTGGGACCCTCTTAGTGTGGGGCCGGGGTTTCCCCGGCATCGgggtgtggggctgggagcccccccgggggggctgggaccccccccggggATCGGGGTGCGGGGCTGGAACCCCCTcagtgtggggctggggtgTCCAAGGGATTGGGGTGCTGGGCcgggaccccccctccccctcccccgtTGAGGGACAGGGGACCCCCCGGGATCGGGGTGCGTGGGTGGGGGTTCCCCGGGTGGGGGGCATGGGGGGTCCCCCCGtctggccccccccccaggccggGCCGTGCCCGCGCCGTCGGTGCCATCCCCGGTGGCACAAAGCCCCGGCTGTGCCTGGCACCGGCGGGTGCCGTCCCCGGGCGCTGGCCGGTGCCACCCGGGCGCCCCGCCGGGGGTCGGGGACACGGGTGGGGTCCGTGGGTCACCCCCCCGCTCGCCGCCAGGCAGCCCCTGTGCCGGCGCCGCGGGCCGAGGCGGAGGCGATGGCCGAGGAGCGAGGTAGGGCAGTGCCAGCGCCGCGTCCCCCCTCCATGTCCCCCCTCGGCACTGGGGGGCCGGGGCTCACCCCACGTGTCCCCCCAGATGTCCGCTTCGTCACCGAGGAGAGCTTCGACTTCGGGTTCCTGTCCCCTTCCGACAGGTGAGGTGGGCAcgtgggggacatgggggacaggCCACCCCACGGATGGGGTCCTGGGGGACGTGGCACCCTACGGCCAGGGACGGTGGGGACATGGCACGCCATGAACAGGGTCCTGGCATCATGGGGGACATGCCACC encodes the following:
- the PPIL1 gene encoding LOW QUALITY PROTEIN: peptidyl-prolyl cis-trans isomerase-like 1 (The sequence of the model RefSeq protein was modified relative to this genomic sequence to represent the inferred CDS: deleted 1 base in 1 codon); this encodes MAAVPPDSWQPPTVSMETTMGPLVLELYWKHAPRTCKNFAELCRRGYYNGTKFHRVIKDFMVQGGDPTGTGRGGASIYGKQFEDELHPELKFTGAGILAMANAGPDTNGSQFFLTLGPAQWLDGKHSIFGRVCQGMGVLGRLAMVETNAQDRPLDDVKVIKAFPSG